One region of Termitidicoccus mucosus genomic DNA includes:
- a CDS encoding tyrosine-type recombinase/integrase, whose translation MKQKKSAFTIKPFKNRNGVISFRVAGWLLGERIRKNFKTREDAIAERAALELRVLQSQSNLRGASTFLTEAQLREAEAAFLRLEKARRPLTFYLDYALANYREPEAALKIADAIETYMKARKEDVQQALIGKRQLRNIRLELTEFQRHFPTQTLAEAGTEALHAYIRRDSGSLKTQNNRRGVLCAFFNHAVRKEWVGGNPVAKIPRNRIEHNRGSAEALTAERAAQLMAHVESVHGGAFVPFFALCLFAGIRPEGEISKLPAADVRLENAAITIEPWVSKVNMRRLITIQPNLAAWLKAYPLDEYPVIPPKDKMKSIAKKLTRIRQKFGVGHDVLRHTFISMHVGKFRSMGDTALQAGNSESIIRRHYLNVTTTQEAEAFFGIAPKRSPAVKTAATAEEAGASQSTDITAADAGAPHRLAA comes from the coding sequence ATGAAACAAAAAAAATCCGCATTCACCATCAAGCCGTTCAAGAACCGCAACGGCGTGATTTCATTCCGCGTCGCCGGCTGGTTGCTCGGCGAGCGCATCCGTAAAAACTTTAAGACCCGCGAGGATGCCATTGCAGAGCGCGCCGCGCTCGAACTGCGCGTGCTCCAGTCGCAATCCAACCTTCGCGGCGCGAGCACGTTTTTGACCGAGGCGCAGTTGCGCGAGGCCGAGGCCGCGTTTCTCCGGCTGGAGAAGGCGCGGCGTCCGCTCACCTTCTACCTCGACTACGCGCTGGCCAATTACCGCGAGCCCGAGGCCGCGCTGAAAATCGCCGATGCCATCGAAACCTACATGAAGGCGCGCAAGGAGGACGTGCAACAGGCGTTGATAGGCAAACGGCAGTTGCGGAACATCCGGCTGGAGCTGACGGAGTTCCAGCGGCATTTTCCGACGCAGACGCTTGCGGAGGCGGGCACGGAGGCGTTGCACGCCTACATCCGGCGCGACAGTGGCTCGCTGAAGACGCAGAACAACCGGCGCGGCGTGCTGTGCGCGTTTTTCAACCACGCGGTGCGCAAGGAATGGGTGGGCGGCAACCCGGTGGCGAAAATCCCGCGCAACCGCATCGAGCACAATCGCGGCAGCGCCGAGGCGCTGACGGCGGAGCGCGCCGCGCAACTCATGGCGCACGTGGAGAGTGTCCACGGCGGGGCATTCGTGCCGTTTTTCGCGTTGTGCCTGTTCGCCGGCATCCGGCCCGAGGGGGAGATTTCCAAGCTGCCCGCCGCCGACGTGCGGCTGGAAAACGCCGCCATCACCATCGAGCCGTGGGTTTCCAAGGTGAACATGCGCCGGCTCATCACCATCCAGCCGAATCTTGCCGCGTGGCTCAAAGCCTATCCGCTGGACGAATACCCCGTTATTCCGCCCAAGGATAAAATGAAGAGCATCGCCAAAAAGCTCACGCGCATCCGCCAAAAATTCGGCGTCGGGCACGACGTGCTGCGGCACACGTTTATTTCGATGCACGTGGGAAAATTCCGTTCGATGGGCGACACGGCGTTGCAGGCGGGCAATTCGGAGAGCATCATCCGCCGCCATTACCTGAACGTGACCACCACGCAGGAGGCCGAGGCCTTCTTCGGGATTGCGCCGAAGAGGTCTCCGGCAGTGAAAACAGCGGCGACTGCGGAGGAGGCCGGCGCATCGCAGAGCACCGATATCACCGCAGCCGACGCGGGCGCGCCGCACCGCCTCGCGGCATAG
- the efp gene encoding elongation factor P produces MPAANDIRKGQVIKFNNEPHLVMETQHRTPGNLRAFVQIKMRNLRYGKALDQRFASTDTIEVLPTDKRTLEFSYADRGTYAFIDPETFDQIELSEQQLGDAKNYLAPGGKVDILFVDGNPLNVELPSAVALKIAESADGIKGDTASNVQKPATLETGLVVQVPLFIKEGEVIRVSTADGTYLGRN; encoded by the coding sequence ATGCCCGCCGCCAACGACATTCGCAAAGGCCAAGTCATCAAGTTCAATAACGAGCCGCACCTCGTCATGGAAACCCAGCACCGCACGCCGGGCAACCTCCGAGCCTTCGTCCAGATCAAGATGCGCAACCTCCGCTACGGCAAGGCGCTCGACCAGCGTTTCGCGTCCACCGACACCATCGAGGTGCTCCCCACCGACAAGCGCACGCTCGAGTTCAGCTACGCCGACCGCGGCACCTACGCGTTCATCGACCCCGAGACATTTGACCAGATCGAGCTCAGCGAGCAGCAACTCGGCGACGCCAAGAACTACCTCGCGCCCGGCGGCAAGGTTGACATCCTCTTCGTGGACGGCAATCCGCTCAACGTCGAACTCCCCTCCGCCGTCGCGCTCAAGATCGCCGAAAGCGCCGATGGCATCAAGGGCGACACCGCCAGCAATGTCCAGAAACCCGCCACGCTCGAAACCGGGCTCGTCGTGCAGGTCCCGCTCTTCATCAAGGAAGGCGAAGTCATCCGCGTGAGCACCGCCGACGGCACCTATCTCGGCCGCAACTGA